One window of Pectobacterium carotovorum genomic DNA carries:
- a CDS encoding MacB family efflux pump subunit, translated as MSTSLLKLTGITRRFSNGEQDVTVLKDINLTINQGEMVAIVGASGSGKSTLMNILGCLDKPSSGDYQVAGRAVGKLDNDQLAELRREHFGFIFQRYHLLGDLSALGNVEVPAIYAGKSRLARRQRAAELLTRLGLENRLHYRPSQLSGGQQQRVSIARALMNGGGIILADEPTGALDTHSGNEVLSILRDLHRQGNTVVIVTHDMTIAEHAQRIIELRDGEVIADRQTRPEEATEPPPKAASSPATSALNQFKDRFIDAFKMALLAMNAQRMRTFLTMLGIIIGIASVVSVVALGKGSQEQVLADINSMGTSTLEIFPGKDFGDMDASAIQTLRASDIQPLTQQPYVHSVTPSISTSVTMRYGNIAVSASISGVGEQFFTVRGYTLQRGVLFPRSSVDELKQDAVIDKNTRNKLFPHGEDPIGQVILLGSLPVRIIGVVSKNQGGFGSDENLNVWVPYTTVMKRMVGQSYLKSITVRVKDNIDMNVAEKSITALLTQRHGTKDFFIMNTDSIRQMIEKTTTTLTLLVSMIALISLLVGGIGVMNIMLVSVTERTREIGVRMAVGARTSDIMQQFLIEAVLVCLFGGIIGVALSLAIGVLFAQFSSNFAMMYSSSSIIAAFLCSSLIGIIFGFFPARRAARMEPIHALERE; from the coding sequence ATGTCCACATCCTTACTTAAACTAACCGGCATTACCCGCCGCTTTTCCAACGGCGAACAGGACGTCACCGTCCTCAAGGACATCAACCTGACCATCAATCAGGGAGAGATGGTGGCGATTGTCGGTGCGTCCGGGTCGGGAAAATCCACGCTGATGAATATTCTCGGCTGTCTGGATAAACCGTCCTCCGGTGATTATCAGGTGGCAGGACGCGCCGTTGGCAAACTGGACAACGACCAGCTCGCGGAACTGCGCCGCGAGCATTTCGGCTTTATTTTCCAGCGCTATCATCTGCTCGGCGACCTCAGCGCGCTGGGAAATGTTGAAGTTCCGGCCATTTATGCAGGAAAGAGTCGGCTGGCACGCCGTCAACGGGCAGCAGAGCTGCTAACTCGGCTAGGACTGGAAAATCGTCTCCACTATCGGCCTAGCCAACTTTCTGGCGGCCAGCAGCAGCGCGTGAGTATCGCGCGGGCGCTGATGAACGGCGGCGGCATCATTCTGGCGGATGAACCAACTGGTGCGCTGGACACCCACAGCGGCAACGAAGTTCTGAGCATACTTCGCGATCTGCACAGACAAGGCAATACCGTCGTGATCGTGACCCACGATATGACGATTGCCGAACACGCTCAGCGCATCATCGAACTGCGCGATGGCGAAGTGATTGCCGACCGACAAACGCGCCCCGAAGAGGCCACAGAGCCGCCACCGAAAGCCGCCAGCTCTCCAGCGACGTCCGCCTTGAATCAGTTCAAAGATCGCTTTATCGACGCGTTTAAAATGGCGCTGCTGGCGATGAACGCCCAGCGGATGCGCACCTTTCTGACCATGCTCGGCATCATCATCGGCATTGCGTCTGTCGTCTCGGTCGTCGCGCTGGGAAAAGGCTCCCAGGAACAAGTGCTGGCCGACATCAACTCGATGGGCACCAGTACGCTGGAAATTTTCCCCGGCAAAGACTTCGGCGACATGGATGCCAGCGCCATACAAACGCTGCGGGCCAGCGATATTCAGCCGCTAACGCAGCAGCCCTACGTGCATAGCGTTACGCCTTCGATCTCAACCAGCGTAACGATGCGCTACGGTAACATTGCCGTTTCCGCCAGCATTTCCGGCGTTGGCGAGCAGTTCTTCACCGTGCGTGGCTACACTCTACAACGCGGCGTACTTTTCCCTCGCAGCAGCGTCGATGAACTGAAGCAGGACGCAGTGATTGACAAAAACACACGTAATAAGCTCTTTCCCCACGGCGAAGATCCCATTGGGCAAGTGATTCTGCTGGGCTCACTGCCTGTAAGAATTATCGGCGTCGTCAGCAAGAATCAGGGTGGCTTCGGCAGCGATGAAAACCTGAACGTATGGGTGCCGTACACGACGGTGATGAAGCGCATGGTCGGGCAGTCCTACCTGAAAAGCATCACGGTGCGGGTGAAAGACAATATTGATATGAACGTCGCCGAGAAAAGTATCACTGCACTGCTGACGCAGCGGCACGGGACGAAAGATTTCTTTATCATGAACACGGACAGCATCCGTCAGATGATCGAGAAAACCACCACTACGCTCACGCTGCTGGTGTCGATGATCGCGCTGATTTCGCTGCTGGTCGGCGGTATCGGTGTAATGAACATCATGCTGGTATCCGTCACCGAGCGAACCCGAGAGATCGGCGTCCGTATGGCGGTTGGCGCACGCACCAGCGATATCATGCAGCAATTTCTTATCGAAGCGGTGCTGGTTTGCCTGTTCGGCGGCATCATCGGCGTGGCGCTGTCGCTGGCTATCGGCGTGCTGTTTGCACAGTTCAGCAGCAATTTCGCGATGATGTATTCCAGCTCCTCGATTATTGCCGCGTTCCTGTGCTCCAGCCTGATCGGTATTATCTTCGGCTTCTTCCCCGCCCGTCGTGCCGCGCGGATGGAACCGATTCACGCGCTGGAGCGGGAATAG